From Desulfomonilia bacterium, one genomic window encodes:
- a CDS encoding HAD-IIIA family hydrolase, translating into MSRIRVLVLDVDGVLTDGSIYINDHGYEMKAFNSRDGHGIKLLQRAGIKTAIITGRVSKALEHRTEELGISHVIQNAKDKRDAILKLSSELGIDTGEMAYMGDDVVDMPAMALCAMSFAPSDAVDIVREKADYVTKLPGGKGAVREAVEVILKNEGLYDEVMKRYAE; encoded by the coding sequence ATGAGCAGAATCAGAGTCCTTGTACTTGATGTTGACGGCGTCCTCACCGACGGCAGCATATACATAAATGATCACGGCTATGAAATGAAAGCATTCAACAGCAGGGACGGGCACGGCATAAAGCTCCTTCAAAGGGCTGGAATCAAAACCGCGATAATAACAGGGAGAGTATCAAAGGCGCTCGAACACAGAACGGAGGAGCTTGGAATAAGCCATGTCATTCAGAATGCAAAGGATAAAAGGGATGCCATCCTTAAACTCTCGTCGGAACTGGGCATCGATACAGGGGAGATGGCCTATATGGGTGACGATGTGGTCGATATGCCTGCCATGGCCCTTTGCGCCATGTCGTTTGCCCCGAGTGATGCAGTGGACATTGTCAGAGAAAAAGCAGACTATGTTACAAAACTTCCCGGCGGAAAAGGGGCTGTACGTGAAGCGGTAGAAGTCATCCTGAAGAACGAAGGGCTTTATGACGAGGTGATGAAACGCTATGCGGAATAA
- the kdsA gene encoding 3-deoxy-8-phosphooctulonate synthase — protein sequence MTTISVRDIKIGGGDLALIAGPCIIESDKHARMMAGSLKEITAAAGVPFIFKASFDKANRSSISAFRGPGLDEGLRILSGIKEEFDIPVTSDIHESAQADPAACILDILQIPAFLCRQTDLLVAAGKTGKPVNIKKGQFLAPWDMSNVAKKIESTGNSKIMLTERGASFGYNNLVCDLRSLGFMRELGYPVVLDVTHSLQLPGGRGDSTGGNREFIAPLARAGVAFGIDALFMEVHDNPDKALSDGANSFRLYDLEGLLRQIKEIDRIVK from the coding sequence ATGACTACGATAAGCGTCAGGGATATTAAAATCGGCGGGGGAGATCTGGCCCTGATTGCCGGTCCTTGTATCATAGAGTCCGACAAGCATGCCAGGATGATGGCCGGCTCTCTGAAAGAAATTACGGCAGCGGCAGGGGTTCCTTTCATATTCAAGGCATCATTCGACAAGGCCAACCGTTCATCTATAAGCGCCTTTCGCGGCCCCGGTCTTGACGAGGGACTGAGAATACTTTCAGGTATAAAGGAAGAATTCGATATTCCCGTGACCTCGGATATCCATGAATCGGCGCAGGCCGATCCCGCAGCATGCATACTCGATATCCTGCAGATTCCTGCATTTCTATGCCGCCAGACAGACCTGCTGGTCGCCGCAGGAAAGACAGGAAAGCCGGTTAATATCAAGAAAGGACAATTCCTGGCGCCCTGGGACATGTCCAATGTTGCTAAAAAAATTGAAAGCACCGGTAACAGTAAAATCATGCTTACGGAACGCGGGGCGTCATTCGGATACAACAACCTCGTATGTGACCTTCGTTCACTGGGTTTTATGCGCGAACTCGGCTATCCGGTTGTCCTTGATGTAACCCACAGCCTGCAACTGCCAGGCGGCAGAGGTGATTCAACGGGCGGCAACCGTGAATTCATCGCACCGCTTGCAAGGGCGGGAGTCGCCTTCGGGATTGATGCATTGTTCATGGAAGTTCACGACAATCCCGATAAGGCTCTAAGTGACGGCGCCAACTCTTTCAGGCTGTATGATCTTGAAGGGCTCCTAAGGCAGATCAAAGAAATAGACAGGATCGTTAAATGA
- a CDS encoding CTP synthase, whose product METHKNTKYIFITGGVLSSLGKGLAAASIGAMMEARGLKVTNIKLDPYINVDPGTMSPFQHGEVFVTEDGAETDLDLGHYERFTSTTMLTARNNFTTGQVYDAVIQKERNGDYLGKTVQVIPHITDEIKSRIMLAANGCDIAIVEIGGTVGDIESLPFLEAIRQFGFDHGRTNVLYIHLTLVPYIASAGELKTKPTQHSVQKLREIGIQPQILLCRCEKMLSSDLKEKIALFCNVERDAVISAVDVKSIYEVPMEFHREGLDEKIVTYLNMWTREPQMKEWEDLVTRIQTRNKEVNIAIVGKYVKLTESYKSLNEALEHAGIANDVKVNRIYVESERLCEGSDLDSHFKDIDGILIPGGFGERGTEGKIIAAGYARRNGIPFFGICLGMQLAVAEFSRNVCGLELANSTEFNPDTPNPVIEFMPDQKGITRKGGTMRLGAYECVIEPDTKAYEAYKEKRIYERHRHRYEFNPAFEEKIASCGLKISGRNPASGLVEMIELPGHLWFLGCQFHPEFKSKPLAAHPLFRDFIAASVIYRKSR is encoded by the coding sequence ATGGAAACCCACAAGAATACGAAATATATCTTTATTACCGGCGGCGTTCTTTCATCTCTCGGCAAAGGTCTTGCAGCTGCATCGATAGGTGCGATGATGGAGGCAAGGGGTCTTAAGGTGACCAACATCAAGCTCGACCCTTACATCAATGTGGATCCGGGCACCATGAGCCCTTTCCAGCACGGCGAGGTATTCGTTACCGAGGACGGCGCCGAGACGGACCTTGACCTAGGACACTATGAGAGGTTTACATCGACCACCATGTTGACGGCCAGAAACAATTTCACAACCGGCCAGGTCTATGATGCGGTGATACAGAAAGAACGCAATGGCGACTATCTGGGAAAGACCGTGCAGGTCATCCCCCATATTACGGATGAGATCAAAAGCAGAATCATGCTTGCCGCGAACGGCTGCGACATAGCGATTGTCGAGATCGGCGGCACCGTAGGCGACATAGAAAGCCTGCCGTTTCTCGAGGCGATCCGCCAGTTCGGTTTCGATCACGGAAGAACGAATGTCCTTTATATTCACCTCACGCTTGTACCCTATATAGCAAGTGCGGGTGAATTGAAGACCAAACCCACTCAGCATTCAGTTCAGAAGCTGAGGGAGATAGGGATTCAGCCCCAGATCCTTTTATGCCGGTGCGAAAAGATGCTTTCCAGCGACCTGAAGGAAAAGATCGCGCTCTTTTGTAATGTAGAGAGGGATGCCGTAATAAGCGCGGTCGATGTGAAAAGCATATATGAGGTCCCCATGGAATTCCACAGGGAGGGCCTCGATGAAAAAATAGTCACCTATCTGAACATGTGGACCAGAGAGCCTCAGATGAAGGAGTGGGAGGATCTTGTCACCCGGATTCAAACGCGGAATAAAGAGGTGAACATTGCGATTGTCGGCAAATACGTGAAGCTGACCGAGAGCTATAAAAGCCTTAACGAAGCGCTTGAGCATGCAGGTATTGCGAACGACGTGAAGGTCAACCGAATCTATGTGGAATCGGAAAGGCTGTGTGAAGGGTCTGATCTTGATTCGCATTTCAAGGATATTGACGGCATTCTGATTCCCGGGGGATTCGGCGAACGCGGAACCGAAGGCAAAATCATTGCCGCCGGTTATGCCCGCAGGAACGGCATCCCGTTTTTCGGGATATGCCTGGGTATGCAGCTTGCAGTGGCCGAATTTTCAAGGAATGTATGCGGTCTTGAGCTGGCTAATTCCACGGAGTTCAATCCTGATACGCCGAATCCGGTAATCGAGTTCATGCCGGATCAGAAAGGGATAACAAGAAAAGGCGGCACAATGAGACTGGGGGCGTATGAATGCGTTATTGAGCCTGACACGAAGGCATATGAAGCGTATAAGGAAAAGCGGATTTACGAACGCCACCGCCACCGCTATGAATTCAATCCGGCCTTTGAGGAAAAAATCGCTTCCTGCGGACTCAAGATAAGCGGCCGCAACCCGGCCTCGGGCCTTGTTGAGATGATAGAGCTTCCCGGGCATTTATGGTTTCTGGGCTGCCAGTTCCACCCCGAATTCAAGAGCAAACCGCTTGCCGCGCACCCGCTTTTCAGAGACTTTATCGCAGCAAGTGTTATATACAGGAAAAGCAGATAA
- the cdaA gene encoding diadenylate cyclase CdaA yields MLDTLNRLIVTITQSFRIQDVLDILIIAFLIYVILIWFKKTASRFVFAGIVLLSIIYVLARVFQLYLTSMLLQGFFAILLIAIVVIFQEDIRRFFERLATWGSLRKKKEETDENYKPEVEIIVDSVAELAENKIGALIVICGKDPLERHLKGGYLLDGCLSQPLIASIFDTHSIGHDGGMIIDKGQVVRFGCHLPLSANASMTGKYGLRHTAALGMSEKTDAFCIVVSEERGTISVARNGSIQIIYRPVDLAAKLYEFYDQKFPAKEKRTAGEWIKENTVQKIVALLMASMLWLAFGYQRDWVQRDYTVPVEYKGIPQGWYIEEPKIFDAKVMLTGSVQAFNLFDPTYMKIVVDLSDIVQGQQDINITKSMIKLPSTINLEKVKPSKIHIVAYKLYAKTLPVTVKTSGECPPGRILRNITVSPGALNALVPSTLLKKNIEIYTETIDLSAIDETVTVQPQLKIPADVHFKDDSVPTVRITFHVDRQPLR; encoded by the coding sequence ATGCTCGATACGCTGAACAGGCTTATTGTTACTATAACACAGAGTTTCCGTATCCAGGATGTTCTGGATATATTGATAATTGCGTTTCTTATCTATGTAATACTCATATGGTTCAAAAAAACCGCTTCACGCTTCGTTTTTGCAGGCATCGTCCTGCTCTCGATAATATATGTGCTCGCAAGGGTTTTTCAGCTTTACCTTACATCAATGCTTCTGCAGGGCTTTTTTGCGATACTACTGATAGCCATTGTGGTTATTTTTCAGGAGGATATACGACGCTTCTTCGAGCGTCTTGCGACATGGGGAAGTCTTAGAAAAAAGAAGGAAGAAACAGATGAGAATTACAAACCTGAAGTGGAAATCATAGTAGACAGTGTTGCAGAACTGGCCGAGAATAAAATTGGCGCCCTGATAGTAATATGCGGAAAAGATCCTCTGGAAAGACACCTGAAGGGAGGATACCTGCTTGACGGCTGTCTTTCACAGCCTCTCATTGCAAGCATATTCGATACACATTCCATCGGACATGACGGAGGCATGATTATTGACAAAGGTCAGGTGGTGAGGTTCGGCTGCCATCTTCCGCTTTCGGCGAATGCCAGCATGACCGGAAAATACGGGCTCAGGCACACGGCGGCCCTGGGGATGTCGGAAAAAACCGATGCCTTCTGTATTGTGGTCTCGGAAGAGCGCGGGACCATATCGGTTGCCCGTAACGGTTCGATCCAGATTATTTACAGGCCGGTCGATCTTGCTGCAAAACTTTATGAATTCTATGATCAGAAATTTCCGGCCAAGGAAAAAAGAACCGCCGGTGAGTGGATAAAAGAGAATACAGTTCAGAAGATAGTCGCACTTCTCATGGCATCCATGCTCTGGCTTGCATTCGGCTATCAGAGGGACTGGGTTCAGAGGGACTATACTGTGCCGGTGGAATACAAGGGGATCCCTCAGGGCTGGTACATCGAGGAACCGAAGATATTCGATGCAAAGGTCATGCTGACCGGTTCGGTTCAGGCATTCAATCTTTTTGATCCGACATACATGAAAATTGTTGTCGATCTGTCGGACATCGTACAGGGACAGCAGGACATAAACATTACAAAGAGCATGATAAAGCTTCCTTCGACTATCAACCTGGAAAAGGTAAAGCCATCCAAGATACATATTGTGGCATACAAGCTCTATGCAAAGACCCTTCCGGTAACAGTCAAAACATCAGGAGAATGTCCTCCCGGCCGCATATTGAGAAATATAACGGTAAGTCCCGGTGCTTTGAATGCGCTGGTTCCCAGCACTCTGCTCAAGAAAAATATTGAAATTTATACCGAAACCATAGACCTTTCAGCTATCGACGAGACAGTAACGGTGCAGCCGCAGCTGAAAATCCCTGCCGATGTACATTTCAAGGATGACTCCGTCCCTACGGTAAGGATCACTTTCCATGTTGACAGGCAACCTCTAAGATAA
- a CDS encoding AI-2E family transporter — protein MAEQGSNKAYQGKYFFYFCLIASLVLVFLLFRPFLKTIILSLICAAVIFPVQKKLYKLFRRREALASFATCTGLVILIIVPLTILAYFFAQEATGFYGRLSGAAISEMKRQTIAPVAPAEKIGTALELVVPGIAKPVKKEKPRHKLTDNILRYAKEVLPAIQKSRGSVEAQAMDLVKAGLSFALKHAQSVISNVTAVILHFFLFLFTVFFFLKDGPRWLKSLSDIVPMEGTQKDLIFSRFKNVSISTVFGILFTATLQGIISGIGFWIAGIPPVLWGTAAAFAALIPIVGAALVWFPAGMYLIFDGNLKSGIFLLLWGGFFVSFLDNFYRPFLMRGATEVSAVWILFSVLGGLSLFGFSGIFIGPLILSMAITMISIYKDEYSGRNQGSPQQH, from the coding sequence ATGGCTGAACAGGGCTCAAACAAAGCCTACCAGGGAAAATATTTTTTTTATTTCTGCCTTATCGCCTCTCTAGTCCTTGTATTCCTGCTGTTCAGGCCGTTTTTAAAGACAATCATTTTAAGCCTTATATGCGCCGCGGTCATTTTTCCGGTACAGAAGAAGCTTTACAAGCTTTTCAGACGCCGTGAAGCCCTGGCAAGTTTTGCGACCTGTACCGGACTAGTTATCCTGATAATAGTCCCTCTTACGATACTGGCATATTTTTTTGCACAGGAGGCGACCGGTTTCTACGGCAGGCTGAGCGGCGCAGCCATATCCGAGATGAAAAGACAAACCATAGCCCCTGTTGCACCTGCGGAGAAGATAGGAACCGCACTGGAGCTGGTTGTTCCGGGTATCGCCAAACCAGTAAAAAAGGAAAAGCCCAGACATAAACTGACCGATAATATTCTCAGATATGCAAAAGAGGTTCTGCCTGCAATCCAGAAATCAAGAGGAAGTGTTGAGGCCCAGGCAATGGACCTTGTCAAGGCGGGGCTCAGTTTTGCTTTAAAGCATGCACAGAGTGTTATCAGCAATGTCACTGCAGTCATACTTCATTTCTTTCTGTTTTTGTTCACGGTTTTTTTCTTTCTGAAGGACGGCCCCCGCTGGCTTAAATCGCTTTCCGACATAGTACCCATGGAAGGCACGCAGAAGGATCTTATTTTCAGCAGGTTCAAGAATGTAAGCATTTCGACCGTATTCGGCATACTTTTTACTGCCACCCTGCAGGGCATAATTTCAGGCATCGGGTTCTGGATTGCAGGAATTCCGCCTGTACTGTGGGGGACTGCCGCTGCATTTGCAGCTCTTATCCCTATTGTCGGTGCAGCGCTCGTCTGGTTTCCCGCGGGCATGTATCTTATTTTTGACGGCAATTTGAAATCAGGAATATTTCTGCTTCTCTGGGGAGGATTTTTTGTCTCTTTTCTCGATAATTTCTACAGACCTTTCCTTATGCGTGGAGCCACCGAGGTAAGCGCGGTGTGGATACTGTTTTCCGTGCTCGGAGGATTGAGCCTGTTCGGATTCTCAGGCATATTCATCGGGCCGTTGATACTATCAATGGCAATAACCATGATTTCAATATACAAGGACGAGTACTCAGGCAGGAATCAGGGTTCTCCTCAGCAGCATTAG
- a CDS encoding C4-type zinc ribbon domain-containing protein — MKNILSNVLALQKVELHIFKALGGLSELPREIEEIDSIIQARKRSLEVADEELADLNGRKEPLEVELKENQSILDAADARIKKIKTNKEFLALQREIDIAKKRKSDLEEQILQIMEKIEARTKERERISKSFESDRVVLDEKKEVLLNKQRDLQAIIDKLKGQLDDLRVKVDRALLSRYDRIKEKRNGLVVVECVDGVCMGCHIHIQPQLYNDLVKGEKMISCPACQRILYINTSEEEKTDKKE; from the coding sequence GTGAAGAACATTTTAAGTAACGTGCTTGCGCTGCAGAAAGTCGAACTTCATATATTCAAGGCGTTAGGAGGTTTGAGTGAACTTCCGCGGGAGATTGAAGAGATAGACAGCATCATACAGGCGAGAAAACGCTCTCTCGAAGTTGCCGATGAAGAGCTGGCCGATCTGAACGGCAGAAAAGAACCTCTTGAAGTGGAGCTGAAGGAAAATCAGTCGATACTTGATGCAGCTGATGCCAGGATAAAAAAAATCAAAACGAACAAGGAGTTTCTTGCCCTTCAACGGGAAATAGACATTGCAAAAAAACGCAAATCCGATCTTGAAGAACAGATCCTGCAGATAATGGAAAAGATCGAGGCGAGAACAAAAGAAAGGGAACGCATATCAAAGAGCTTTGAAAGCGACAGGGTTGTCCTTGATGAAAAAAAAGAAGTCCTGCTCAACAAACAAAGAGATCTTCAGGCTATTATCGATAAGCTTAAGGGGCAGCTGGATGACCTCAGGGTAAAAGTTGACCGGGCGCTTTTAAGCCGCTATGACCGCATAAAGGAAAAAAGGAACGGGCTGGTAGTTGTCGAATGTGTGGACGGAGTCTGCATGGGATGCCATATCCATATACAGCCGCAGCTGTACAACGATCTTGTCAAGGGGGAAAAGATGATATCCTGTCCTGCATGTCAGAGAATTCTTTACATTAACACTTCAGAAGAAGAAAAGACGGACAAAAAGGAGTAA
- a CDS encoding Nif3-like dinuclear metal center hexameric protein translates to MKLFDILRVLDGIAPFDLAEKWDNVGLIVGDAGQEIRKAIISLDPGLDVISKAEETGCDLIITHHPLFIEPLKNLNLKDATALKAGKLLKAGISLVAMHTNLDAAEDGVADMLARALGLSDIESKGYFRVGTIEAAPLSDWVKTLPFKNSRITDAGKPAGRIAACPGSGMSLWREVLDAGCDTIVTGDVKYHSAIEAFETGLNVVDLGHYETESLIVEPFAERLSRLLSGVEISPYTGRDIFITI, encoded by the coding sequence ATGAAGCTGTTTGATATTCTCAGAGTACTTGATGGCATAGCACCATTCGATCTGGCGGAAAAGTGGGACAACGTGGGACTCATTGTCGGCGATGCCGGGCAGGAAATCAGGAAAGCCATAATTTCTCTGGATCCAGGGCTGGATGTTATCAGCAAGGCTGAGGAAACCGGCTGCGATCTGATCATAACACACCATCCACTGTTTATTGAACCGCTTAAAAACCTGAACCTGAAAGATGCAACGGCATTAAAGGCAGGAAAACTTTTAAAAGCGGGCATATCTCTTGTAGCCATGCATACAAACCTCGATGCGGCTGAAGACGGGGTCGCAGATATGCTTGCAAGGGCACTGGGACTGTCAGATATCGAATCAAAGGGATATTTCAGAGTGGGCACAATCGAAGCGGCGCCGCTTTCCGACTGGGTGAAGACGCTTCCTTTTAAAAATTCCCGAATCACCGATGCCGGAAAACCGGCCGGTCGTATAGCCGCATGTCCCGGAAGCGGGATGTCCCTCTGGCGTGAAGTTCTAGATGCCGGCTGCGATACGATCGTCACCGGCGATGTCAAGTATCATTCGGCGATTGAGGCATTTGAAACCGGTTTGAACGTAGTCGACCTTGGCCATTATGAAACGGAATCCTTGATTGTGGAACCTTTCGCCGAAAGGCTTTCACGATTACTAAGTGGTGTGGAAATCAGCCCTTATACAGGCAGGGACATATTCATAACTATATAG
- a CDS encoding glycine--tRNA ligase subunit alpha, with the protein MDFQDMIMKLESFWSDYGCLIGQPYDLEVGAGTSNPHTFLRSLGPDPWKVAYVEPSRRPTDGRYGENPNRLQHYYQYQVILKPSPIDVQEVYLASLKHLGIDPLEHDIRFVEDDWEQPTLGAWGLGWEVWLDGMEITQFTYFQQVGGIDLDPICAEITYGLERICMYLQGVNNVYDMKWKKDITYGYVHHRSEVEWSTYNFEIADVSMLNKMFFMYEEEGKRIASERGLALPVYDMCLKCSHIFNLLNARNAISTTERTNYIGRVRDLAKLSATLYLAGNKKED; encoded by the coding sequence ATGGACTTTCAAGACATGATTATGAAACTGGAATCCTTCTGGTCTGACTATGGTTGCCTTATCGGACAGCCTTACGATCTGGAGGTTGGGGCGGGGACATCGAATCCCCATACTTTTTTAAGGTCTTTAGGGCCTGATCCCTGGAAGGTCGCATATGTGGAGCCTTCCCGCAGGCCGACAGACGGACGCTATGGAGAGAATCCCAACAGGCTTCAGCACTATTACCAGTACCAGGTAATTCTAAAACCTTCGCCGATCGATGTGCAGGAGGTCTACCTGGCAAGCCTGAAACACCTGGGAATCGACCCCCTCGAACATGACATCCGTTTTGTCGAAGACGACTGGGAGCAGCCGACGCTCGGCGCCTGGGGACTCGGCTGGGAGGTCTGGCTGGACGGAATGGAGATAACCCAGTTTACATATTTCCAGCAGGTCGGCGGTATCGACCTTGACCCGATATGCGCGGAAATCACATACGGGCTCGAGCGCATATGCATGTACCTTCAGGGCGTGAACAATGTCTATGACATGAAGTGGAAGAAAGACATAACGTACGGCTATGTACATCACCGCTCGGAGGTTGAATGGTCGACGTATAATTTCGAGATAGCTGACGTTTCCATGCTCAACAAGATGTTTTTCATGTATGAGGAGGAAGGCAAACGCATAGCATCCGAAAGGGGCCTCGCTTTACCTGTATATGACATGTGCCTTAAATGTTCCCATATATTCAACCTGCTGAATGCAAGAAACGCCATCAGCACAACCGAGCGCACAAACTATATCGGCAGGGTGCGTGATCTGGCCAAGCTTTCCGCAACGCTTTATCTGGCCGGCAATAAAAAGGAAGATTAG